In the Malus domestica chromosome 16, GDT2T_hap1 genome, one interval contains:
- the LOC139192756 gene encoding F-box protein SKIP23-like, whose product MVLSALPSVENFVCMLVRSQHRELAFWVRGAQSWLKHKLDGEPFEDAVFSDGSFYLLSSDYSISKIKENYGVLKYLVEPCGELLLVCRFYSPEPDAVLETHDFKAYKLDFGRMAWKRVHDLGDQILFLGFN is encoded by the exons ATGGTTCTCTCAGCGCTTCCTTCTGTCGAAAACTTTGTTTGCATGCTTGTTCGTAGTCAACATCGGGAGCTTGCATTTTGGGTCCGCGGAGCTCAATCATGGCTTAAACATAAGCTAGATGGTGAGCCGTTTGAGGACGCTGTCTTCTCAGATGGAAGTTTCTATCTTCTAAGCAGTGACTATAGCATTTCGAAGATTAAG GAAAATTATGGTGTGTTGAAGTATCTTGTGGAACCTTGTGGAGAGCTTCTACTTGTTTGTAGGTTTTATAGCCCCGAACCTGATGCTGTTCTTGAAACACATGATTTCAAAGCATATAAACTGGATTTCGGCCGGATGGCATGGAAGAGGGTACATGATTTGGGCGATCAAATACTATTTCTAGGATTCAACTAA
- the LOC103425421 gene encoding rust resistance kinase Lr10-like isoform X2 — protein MASVALFILSVLAHHVVLHFAEYSEVEPSKHCPEHSCSDRTSPIRFPFKSMEHPTECGLFTVNCSVPTWTTIQLEEGGYWYEFQGPLSTTIFIDDNDLANRLAKNYCNDGVLDDLSLPRASPIPFVSLSTPNLTLFKCNTTLDKNSYPQLIYGCGNAYHTYYTNPSNSNLPSPPPVCTTIQVPMRPSQPNMSSSLIAEFYLKVETPDCTQCLERKGECLVEEGKFECAEVGAAFVIIVLVVVCCFSWKKRIQKHQIVEAFLRSYGPLQVQRHSYSEVKKMTNSFKEKLGQGGYGAVYKGKLKDSRLVAVKVLTKLKGDGEEFMNEVAAISRTSHVNIVSLLGYCFEGSKRALIYEFMPNGSLEKFIFDASTPKNDHHHLGWEPLYQISLGIARGLEYLHRGCNTRILHFDIKPHNILLDENFSPKISDFGLAKICNRKESIVSMLGARGTAGYIAPEVFCRNFGGVSHKSDVYSYGMMLSEIVGGRRNIDVEAENTSEIYFPHWIYKRLELDEELGLQNVMNEEDKVRARKMIIVSLWCIQTDPSNRPAMREVIDMLEGSVDSLQIPPKPYLSSPPKSPLDSSTTLISIQ, from the exons ATGGCTTCGGTGGCTTTGTTTATTCTCTCCGTTCTTGCTCACCATGTGGTTCTGCACTTTGCTGAATATTCAGAAGTGGAACCCTCCAAACATTGTCCAGAGCACTCCTGCAGTGACAGAACAAGCCCCATCAGATTCCCCTTCAAAAGCATGGAACATCCTACTGAATGCGGATTGTTCACAGTCAATTGTTCAGTACCCACTTGGACAACGATCCAATTGGAAGAGGGAGGATACTGGTATGAATTCCAAGGCCCTTTATCAACTACAATTTTTATCGACGACAATGACCTTGCCAACCGCTTAGCAAAAAATTACTGCAATGACGGAGTTTTGGACGACTTGAGTCTTCCCAGGGCTTCTCCAATCCCTTTTGTATCATTATCCACACCCAATCTTACCCTTTTCAAATGCAACACCACCTTAGACAAAAATTCTTATCCACAACTTATTTATGGCTGCGGAAATGCTTACCATACTTATTATACCAATCCATCCAACAGTAATTTACCCAGCCCCCCGCCAGTGTGTACAACCATTCAGGTCCCCATGCGTCCGTCTCAACCCAACATGTCCTCTTCATTGATAGCTGAGTTTTACCTCAAAGTGGAAACACCAGACTGTACTCAATGTCTTGAAAGAAAAGGTGAATGCCTGGTTGAAGAGGGAAAATTTGAATGCGCCGAAG TTGGTGCAGCTTTTGTTATCATCGTTCTAGTTGTTGTCTGTTGTTTCTCTTGGAAGAAGCGtatccaaaaacatcaaattgTTGAGGCCTTTCTAAGGAGCTATGGGCCGCTTCAAGTTCAAAGGCATAGCTATTCGGAGGTCAAGAAAATGACCAACTCCTTCAAAGAAAAATTAGGACAAGGAGGCTATGGTGCTGTTTACAAAGGAAAGTTAAAGGACAGCCGTCTTGTAGCAGTGAAGGTCTTGACCAAACTTAAAGGAGATGGAGAAGAATTTATGAATGAAGTGGCAGCCATTAGTAGAACTTCCCATGTCAACATCGTCTCCTTGTTGGGCTACTGTTTTGAGGGTTCGAAGAGGGCTCTGATCTATGAATTCATGCCTAATGGATCGCTCGAGAAGTTCATATTTGATGCAAGTACTCCCAAGAATGATCATCATCACTTGGGATGGGAACCTCTGTATCAAATTTCACTCGGTATTGCTCGAGGATTGGAGTACTTACATCGTGGTTGCAACACACGAATTTTGCATTTCGACATCAAGCCTCACAACATTCTTCTTGATGAAAACTTCAGCCCAAAAATCTCAGATTTTGGCCTTGCCAAAATATGCAACAGGAAAGAGAGTATTGTGTCAATGTTGGGAGCTAGAGGTACAGCAGGTTACATTGCTCCAGAAGTATTTTGTAGAAACTTTGGAGGGGTCTCACACAAGTCGGATGTGTACAGTTACGGAATGATGCTTTCGGAAATCGTTGGTGGAAGAAGGAACATCGACGTTGAAGCTGAAAATACAAGTGAAATATATTTTCCGCATTGGATTTACAAGCGCCTTGAATTGGATGAAGAGCTTGGTCTGCAGAATGTTATGAACGAGGAAGACAAAGTAAGAGCAAGGAAGATGATCATAGTGAGCTTGTGGTGCATCCAAACTGATCCTTCAAACCGGCCAGCGATGAGGGAAGTGATAGATATGTTGGAAGGGAGTGTTGACTCGTTGCAGATACCACCCAAGCCTTACTTGTCTTCTCCTCCAAAATCCCCGTTAGATTCTTCTACTACATTGATATCAATACAGTAG
- the LOC103416604 gene encoding LEAF RUST 10 DISEASE-RESISTANCEUS RECEPTOR-LIKE PROTEIN KINASE-like 2.1: protein MAPVALFILSVLAHLVVLHSAEAKHCPVQFCSSAGNISFPFKSTGDPPECGLFTVDCSDPERPRIQLKGGGYWHEFQGSLASTSIFIKDRDLAGRLEKDHCNDGAFDELSLPSASPIPGVSLSTLNLTLIKCNILDKNSSPQPKDGCGNAYHTYYINSSNNNLPNPLPPRCETIQVPMRPSQPNMSSSLTAEFYLHVSAPECFQCTESKGECLVLEGKFKCAKGDKQLNLKLGVVGAASVIIVLVVVCCFFWKKRIQKHQIVEAFLRSYGPLQVQRHSYSEVKKMTDSFKEKLGQGGYGAVYKGKLKDGRLVAVKVLTQLKGDGEEFMNEVATISRTSHVNIVSLLGYCFEGSKRALIYEFMPNGSLEKFIFDASTPKNDHHHLGWETLDQISLGIARGLEYLHRGCNTRILHFDIKPHNILLNEKYTPKISDFGLAKICNRNESIVSMLGARGTPGYIAPEVFSRNFGKVSHKSDVYSYGMMLSKMVGGTRNIDTEAENTSEIYFPHWIYQRLERDEELGLQSVTNEEDKVRARKMIIVSLWCIQTDPSNRPSMKEVIDMLEGSVDSLHIPPKPYLSSLPKSPADSSSPPKSPADSSTTLVSMQ, encoded by the exons ATGGCTCCGGTGGCTTTGTTTATTCTCTCCGTTCTTGCTCACCTTGTGGTTCTGCACTCTGCTGAAGCCAAACATTGTCCAGTCCAATTCTGCAGCTCAGCAGGCAACATCAGCTTCCCCTTCAAAAGCACGGGAGATCCTCCTGAATGCGGATTGTTCACAGTCGATTGTTCAGACCCCGAACGGCCAAGAATCCAATTGAAAGGGGGAGGATACTGGCATGAATTCCAAGGCTCTTTAGCGTCCACTTCGATTTTTATCAAAGACAGAGACCTTGCCGGCCGCTTAGAAAAGGATCACTGCAACGACGGAGCTTTCGACGAATTGAGTCTTCCCAGCGCTTCTCCTATCCCTGGAGTATCATTATCCACACTCAACCTTACCCTTATCAAATGCAACATCTTGGACAAAAATTCTTCTCCACAACCTAAGGATGGCTGCGGAAATGCTTACCATACTTACTATATCAATTCATCTAACAATAATTTACCTAACCCTCTGCCACCAAGGTGTGAAACCATTCAGGTCCCCATGCGTCCGTCTCAACCCAACATGTCCTCTTCATTGACAGCTGAGTTTTACCTCCACGTGTCAGCACCAGAATGTTTTCAATGTACTGAAAGCAAAGGTGAATGCCTGGTTCTAGAGGGAAAATTTAAATGCGCCAAAG GAGATAAGCAGTTGAATTTGAAGCTAGGAGTAG TTGGTGCAGCATCTGTTATCATCGTTCTAGTTGTTGTCTGCTGTTTCTTTTGGAAGAAGCGtatccaaaaacatcaaattgTTGAGGCCTTTCTAAGGAGCTATGGGCCGCTTCAAGTTCAAAGGCACAGCTATTCAGAGGTCAAGAAAATGACCGACTCCTTCAAAGAAAAATTAGGACAAGGAGGCTATGGTGCTGTTTACAAAGGAAAATTAAAGGACGGCCGTCTTGTAGCAGTGAAGGTCTTGACCCAACTAAAAGGAGATGGAGAAGAATTTATGAATGAAGTGGCAACCATTAGTCGAACTTCCCATGTCAACATCGTCTCCTTGTTGGGCTACTGTTTTGAGGGTTCGAAGAGGGCTCTAATCTATGAATTCATGCCTAATGGATCGCTCGAGAAGTTCATATTTGATGCAAGTACTCCCAAGAATGATCATCATCACTTGGGATGGGAAACTCTGGATCAAATTTCACTTGGTATTGCTCGAGGATTGGAGTACTTGCATCGTGGTTGCAACACACGAATTTTGCATTTCGACATCAAGCCTCACAACATTCTTCTCAATGAAAAgtacactccaaaaatctcggATTTTGGCCTTGCCAAAATATGCAACAGGAACGAGAGCATTGTGTCGATGTTGGGAGCTAGAGGTACACCAGGTTACATTGCTCCAGAAGTATTTTCTAGAAACTTTGGGAAGGTCTCGCACAAGTCTGATGTGTACAGCTACGGAATGATGCTTTCGAAGATGGTTGGAGGAACAAGGAACATCGACACTGAAGCTGAAAATACAAGTGAAATATATTTTCCGCATTGGATTTACCAGCGTCTTGAACGGGACGAAGAGCTTGGTCTGCAGAGTGTTACAAACGAGGAAGACAAAGTAAGAGCGAGGAAGATGATCATAGTGAGCTTGTGGTGTATACAAACTGATCCTTCAAATCGGCCATCGATGAAGGAAGTGATAGATATGTTGGAAGGGAGTGTTGATTCGTTGCATATACCACCCAAGCCTTACTTGTCTTCTCTTCCAAAATCCCCGGCAGATTCGTCTTCTCCTCCAAAATCCCCGGCAGATTCTTCTACTACATTGGTATCAATGCAGTAG
- the LOC103425420 gene encoding PR5-like receptor kinase isoform X2 — MASVALFILSVLAHLVVLHSAEYSEAEPSKHCPGHFCSDIAGNISFPFKSPGDPPECGLFTVDCSEPDRPKIQLKEGGYCSLTNPPPPGCATIQVPIVPSPSQPITLSSLTAEFSLEVEARKCYQCRERKGECLVEYGNYKCAAREKGDKQVKLKLGLVGAASVIVVLVVVCCFFWKKRIQKHQIVEALLRSYGPLQVQRHSYSEVKKMTNSFKEKLGQGGYGAVYKGKLKDGRLVAVKVLTKLKGDGEEFMNEVAAISRTSHVNIVSLLGYCFEGSKRALIYEFMPNGSLEKFIFDASTPKNDHHHLGWETLDQISLGIARGLEYLHRGCNTRILHFDIKPHNILLSENFTPKISDFGLAKICNRNESIVSMLGARGTAGYIAPEVFSRNFGKVSHKSDVYSYGMMLSEMVGGRRNIDTEAENTSEIYFPHWIYKRLELDEEIGLQSVTNEEDKVRARKMIIVSLWCIQTDPSNRPAIKEVIDMLEGSVDSLQIPPKPYLSSPPKSPVDSSTTLVSIQ; from the exons ATGGCTTCGGTGGCTTTGTTTATTCTCTCCGTTCTTGCTCACCTTGTGGTTCTGCACTCTGCTGAATATTCAGAAGCGGAACCCTCCAAACATTGTCCAGGCCACTTCTGCAGTGACATAGCAGGCAACATCAGCTTCCCCTTCAAAAGCCCGGGAGATCCTCCTGAATGCGGATTGTTCACAGTTGATTGTTCAGAACCCGATCGGCCAAAGATCCAATTGAAAGAGGGGGGATACTG TAGTTTAACTAACCCCCCGCCGCCAGGGTGTGCAACCATTCAGGTCCCCATAGTTCCGTCTCCGTCTCAACCCATCACGTTGTCTTCATTGACTGCTGAGTTTTCCCTCGAAGTGGAAGCACGAAAATGTTATCAATGTCGTGAAAGAAAAGGTGAATGCCTGGTTGAATATGGAAATTATAAATGCGCCGCCAGAGAAAAAG GAGATAAGCAGGTGAAATTGAAGCTAGGACTAG TTGGTGCAGCTTCTGTTATCGTCGTTCTAGTTGTTGTCTGCTGTTTCTTTTGGAAGAAGCGtatccaaaaacatcaaattgTTGAGGCCCTTCTAAGGAGCTACGGGCCGCTTCAAGTTCAAAGGCATAGCTATTCGGAGGTCAAGAAAATGACCAACTCCTTCAAAGAAAAATTAGGACAAGGAGGCTATGGTGCTGTTTACAAAGGAAAGTTAAAGGACGGCCGTCTTGTAGCAGTGAAGGTCTTGACCAAACTGAAAGGAGATGGAGAAGAATTTATGAATGAAGTGGCAGCCATTAGTCGAACTTCCCATGTCAACATCGTCTCCTTGTTGGGCTACTGTTTTGAGGGTTCGAAGAGGGCTCTGATCTATGAATTCATGCCTAATGGATCGCTCGAGAAGTTCATATTTGATGCAAGTACTCCCAAGAATGATCATCATCACTTGGGATGGGAAACTCTGGATCAAATTTCACTTGGTATTGCTCGAGGATTGGAGTACTTACATCGTGGTTGCAACACACGAATTTTGCATTTTGACATCAAGCCTCACAACATTCTTCTCAGTGAAAATTTCACCCCAAAAATCTCGGATTTTGGCCTTGCCAAAATATGCAACAGGAACGAGAGCATTGTGTCGATGTTGGGAGCTAGAGGTACAGCAGGTTACATTGCTCCAGAAGTATTTTCTCGAAACTTTGGAAAGGTCTCACACAAGTCCGATGTGTACAGCTACGGAATGATGCTTTCGGAGATGGTTGGAGGAAGAAGGAACATCGACACTGAAGCTGAAAATACAAGTGAAATATATTTTCCGCATTGGATTTACAAGCGTCTTGAACTGGACGAAGAGATTGGTCTGCAGAGTGTTACGAATGAGGAAGACAAAGTAAGAGCAAGGAAGATGATCATAGTGAGCTTGTGGTGCATACAAACTGATCCTTCCAACCGGCCAGCGATAAAGGAAGTGATAGATATGTTGGAAGGGAGTGTTGATTCATTGCAGATACCACCCAAGCCTTACTTGTCTTCTCCTCCAAAATCCCCGGTAGATTCTTCTACCACATTGGTATCAATTCAGTAA
- the LOC103425421 gene encoding rust resistance kinase Lr10-like isoform X1, whose amino-acid sequence MASVALFILSVLAHHVVLHFAEYSEVEPSKHCPEHSCSDRTSPIRFPFKSMEHPTECGLFTVNCSVPTWTTIQLEEGGYWYEFQGPLSTTIFIDDNDLANRLAKNYCNDGVLDDLSLPRASPIPFVSLSTPNLTLFKCNTTLDKNSYPQLIYGCGNAYHTYYTNPSNSNLPSPPPVCTTIQVPMRPSQPNMSSSLIAEFYLKVETPDCTQCLERKGECLVEEGKFECAEVHVVGDKQLKLNLGLVGAAFVIIVLVVVCCFSWKKRIQKHQIVEAFLRSYGPLQVQRHSYSEVKKMTNSFKEKLGQGGYGAVYKGKLKDSRLVAVKVLTKLKGDGEEFMNEVAAISRTSHVNIVSLLGYCFEGSKRALIYEFMPNGSLEKFIFDASTPKNDHHHLGWEPLYQISLGIARGLEYLHRGCNTRILHFDIKPHNILLDENFSPKISDFGLAKICNRKESIVSMLGARGTAGYIAPEVFCRNFGGVSHKSDVYSYGMMLSEIVGGRRNIDVEAENTSEIYFPHWIYKRLELDEELGLQNVMNEEDKVRARKMIIVSLWCIQTDPSNRPAMREVIDMLEGSVDSLQIPPKPYLSSPPKSPLDSSTTLISIQ is encoded by the exons ATGGCTTCGGTGGCTTTGTTTATTCTCTCCGTTCTTGCTCACCATGTGGTTCTGCACTTTGCTGAATATTCAGAAGTGGAACCCTCCAAACATTGTCCAGAGCACTCCTGCAGTGACAGAACAAGCCCCATCAGATTCCCCTTCAAAAGCATGGAACATCCTACTGAATGCGGATTGTTCACAGTCAATTGTTCAGTACCCACTTGGACAACGATCCAATTGGAAGAGGGAGGATACTGGTATGAATTCCAAGGCCCTTTATCAACTACAATTTTTATCGACGACAATGACCTTGCCAACCGCTTAGCAAAAAATTACTGCAATGACGGAGTTTTGGACGACTTGAGTCTTCCCAGGGCTTCTCCAATCCCTTTTGTATCATTATCCACACCCAATCTTACCCTTTTCAAATGCAACACCACCTTAGACAAAAATTCTTATCCACAACTTATTTATGGCTGCGGAAATGCTTACCATACTTATTATACCAATCCATCCAACAGTAATTTACCCAGCCCCCCGCCAGTGTGTACAACCATTCAGGTCCCCATGCGTCCGTCTCAACCCAACATGTCCTCTTCATTGATAGCTGAGTTTTACCTCAAAGTGGAAACACCAGACTGTACTCAATGTCTTGAAAGAAAAGGTGAATGCCTGGTTGAAGAGGGAAAATTTGAATGCGCCGAAG TTCATGTTGTAGGAGATAAGCAGTTGAAATTGAACCTAGGACTAG TTGGTGCAGCTTTTGTTATCATCGTTCTAGTTGTTGTCTGTTGTTTCTCTTGGAAGAAGCGtatccaaaaacatcaaattgTTGAGGCCTTTCTAAGGAGCTATGGGCCGCTTCAAGTTCAAAGGCATAGCTATTCGGAGGTCAAGAAAATGACCAACTCCTTCAAAGAAAAATTAGGACAAGGAGGCTATGGTGCTGTTTACAAAGGAAAGTTAAAGGACAGCCGTCTTGTAGCAGTGAAGGTCTTGACCAAACTTAAAGGAGATGGAGAAGAATTTATGAATGAAGTGGCAGCCATTAGTAGAACTTCCCATGTCAACATCGTCTCCTTGTTGGGCTACTGTTTTGAGGGTTCGAAGAGGGCTCTGATCTATGAATTCATGCCTAATGGATCGCTCGAGAAGTTCATATTTGATGCAAGTACTCCCAAGAATGATCATCATCACTTGGGATGGGAACCTCTGTATCAAATTTCACTCGGTATTGCTCGAGGATTGGAGTACTTACATCGTGGTTGCAACACACGAATTTTGCATTTCGACATCAAGCCTCACAACATTCTTCTTGATGAAAACTTCAGCCCAAAAATCTCAGATTTTGGCCTTGCCAAAATATGCAACAGGAAAGAGAGTATTGTGTCAATGTTGGGAGCTAGAGGTACAGCAGGTTACATTGCTCCAGAAGTATTTTGTAGAAACTTTGGAGGGGTCTCACACAAGTCGGATGTGTACAGTTACGGAATGATGCTTTCGGAAATCGTTGGTGGAAGAAGGAACATCGACGTTGAAGCTGAAAATACAAGTGAAATATATTTTCCGCATTGGATTTACAAGCGCCTTGAATTGGATGAAGAGCTTGGTCTGCAGAATGTTATGAACGAGGAAGACAAAGTAAGAGCAAGGAAGATGATCATAGTGAGCTTGTGGTGCATCCAAACTGATCCTTCAAACCGGCCAGCGATGAGGGAAGTGATAGATATGTTGGAAGGGAGTGTTGACTCGTTGCAGATACCACCCAAGCCTTACTTGTCTTCTCCTCCAAAATCCCCGTTAGATTCTTCTACTACATTGATATCAATACAGTAG
- the LOC103431897 gene encoding uncharacterized protein, translating into MANLAKLEYVVLDITGKNYLTWVLDTKIHLEAGNPGDTIREENNSFSQERAKAMIFIRRHLDEALKSEYLTVEDLLPLWQALRSRYNHQTTMILPRARYEWTYLRIQDFKSVAEYNSTLFKITSQMKLCEDTIIEEILLEKTFNTFHVSNVLMQQQYRARGYTEYNQLISVLLVVEQNNKLIMKNHNSRPTRSAPFPEVNNASIEVNATSSGGNNHKRGRGHKRGR; encoded by the coding sequence atggcgaacttggcaaagcttgaaTATGTTGTCCTGGACATTACcgggaagaattaccttacatgggtactggataccaagatccatctggaagcaggGAATCCTGGAGATACCATCAGGGAAGAGAACAACTCATTCTCTCAAGAACGGGCGAAGGCTATGATTTTTATTCGtcgccatcttgatgaggcactaaagagtgagtacttaacggttgaagatctgTTACCTCTCTGGCAGGCTTTGAGaagcagatacaatcaccagacaacgaTGATTCTTCCAAGAGCTCGCTATGAATGGACTTacctaaggatccaggatttcaagtcagtggctgagtacaattctACGTTGTTCAAAATTACATCTCAGATGAAGCTCTGTGAGGATACTATTATTGAGGAAATAttgctggaaaagactttcaaCACATTTCATGTCTCTAACGTGCTCATGCAGCAGCAGTATAGAGCACGAGGCTacactgaatacaaccagctgatatctgtgctccTGGTAGTTGAACAAAACAATAAGCTcataatgaaaaaccataattctCGACCTACTAGATCTGCaccattcccagaagtgaatAATGCTTCCATCGAAGTGAACGCCACATCCTCTGGTGGCAATAATCATAAacgaggacgtggccacaagcGAGGTCGATAG
- the LOC103425420 gene encoding LEAF RUST 10 DISEASE-RESISTANCEUS RECEPTOR-LIKE PROTEIN KINASE-like 2.1 isoform X1 has translation MASVALFILSVLAHLVVLHSAEYSEAEPSKHCPGHFCSDIAGNISFPFKSPGDPPECGLFTVDCSEPDRPKIQLKEGGYWHEFQGSLFSPSISINDRDLADRLEKDRCDDGVFDDLSLPSASPIVEVPLFTHDLTLFKCNTTLDKNSYPQLNYGCGNANHTYYTASFSSSLTNPPPPGCATIQVPIVPSPSQPITLSSLTAEFSLEVEARKCYQCRERKGECLVEYGNYKCAAREKGDKQVKLKLGLVGAASVIVVLVVVCCFFWKKRIQKHQIVEALLRSYGPLQVQRHSYSEVKKMTNSFKEKLGQGGYGAVYKGKLKDGRLVAVKVLTKLKGDGEEFMNEVAAISRTSHVNIVSLLGYCFEGSKRALIYEFMPNGSLEKFIFDASTPKNDHHHLGWETLDQISLGIARGLEYLHRGCNTRILHFDIKPHNILLSENFTPKISDFGLAKICNRNESIVSMLGARGTAGYIAPEVFSRNFGKVSHKSDVYSYGMMLSEMVGGRRNIDTEAENTSEIYFPHWIYKRLELDEEIGLQSVTNEEDKVRARKMIIVSLWCIQTDPSNRPAIKEVIDMLEGSVDSLQIPPKPYLSSPPKSPVDSSTTLVSIQ, from the exons ATGGCTTCGGTGGCTTTGTTTATTCTCTCCGTTCTTGCTCACCTTGTGGTTCTGCACTCTGCTGAATATTCAGAAGCGGAACCCTCCAAACATTGTCCAGGCCACTTCTGCAGTGACATAGCAGGCAACATCAGCTTCCCCTTCAAAAGCCCGGGAGATCCTCCTGAATGCGGATTGTTCACAGTTGATTGTTCAGAACCCGATCGGCCAAAGATCCAATTGAAAGAGGGGGGATACTGGCATGAATTCCAAGGCTCTTTATTTTCACCTTCGATTTCTATCAATGACAGAGACCTTGCCGACCGCTTAGAAAAGGATCGCTGCGATGATGGAGTTTTCGACGACTTGAGTCTTCCCAGCGCTTCTCCAATCGTTGAAGTACCATTATTCACACACGATCTGACCCTTTTCAAATGCAACACCACCTTAGACAAAAATTCTTACCCACAACTTAATTATGGCTGCGGAAATGCTAACCATACTTATTATACCGCTTCATTTAGCAGTAGTTTAACTAACCCCCCGCCGCCAGGGTGTGCAACCATTCAGGTCCCCATAGTTCCGTCTCCGTCTCAACCCATCACGTTGTCTTCATTGACTGCTGAGTTTTCCCTCGAAGTGGAAGCACGAAAATGTTATCAATGTCGTGAAAGAAAAGGTGAATGCCTGGTTGAATATGGAAATTATAAATGCGCCGCCAGAGAAAAAG GAGATAAGCAGGTGAAATTGAAGCTAGGACTAG TTGGTGCAGCTTCTGTTATCGTCGTTCTAGTTGTTGTCTGCTGTTTCTTTTGGAAGAAGCGtatccaaaaacatcaaattgTTGAGGCCCTTCTAAGGAGCTACGGGCCGCTTCAAGTTCAAAGGCATAGCTATTCGGAGGTCAAGAAAATGACCAACTCCTTCAAAGAAAAATTAGGACAAGGAGGCTATGGTGCTGTTTACAAAGGAAAGTTAAAGGACGGCCGTCTTGTAGCAGTGAAGGTCTTGACCAAACTGAAAGGAGATGGAGAAGAATTTATGAATGAAGTGGCAGCCATTAGTCGAACTTCCCATGTCAACATCGTCTCCTTGTTGGGCTACTGTTTTGAGGGTTCGAAGAGGGCTCTGATCTATGAATTCATGCCTAATGGATCGCTCGAGAAGTTCATATTTGATGCAAGTACTCCCAAGAATGATCATCATCACTTGGGATGGGAAACTCTGGATCAAATTTCACTTGGTATTGCTCGAGGATTGGAGTACTTACATCGTGGTTGCAACACACGAATTTTGCATTTTGACATCAAGCCTCACAACATTCTTCTCAGTGAAAATTTCACCCCAAAAATCTCGGATTTTGGCCTTGCCAAAATATGCAACAGGAACGAGAGCATTGTGTCGATGTTGGGAGCTAGAGGTACAGCAGGTTACATTGCTCCAGAAGTATTTTCTCGAAACTTTGGAAAGGTCTCACACAAGTCCGATGTGTACAGCTACGGAATGATGCTTTCGGAGATGGTTGGAGGAAGAAGGAACATCGACACTGAAGCTGAAAATACAAGTGAAATATATTTTCCGCATTGGATTTACAAGCGTCTTGAACTGGACGAAGAGATTGGTCTGCAGAGTGTTACGAATGAGGAAGACAAAGTAAGAGCAAGGAAGATGATCATAGTGAGCTTGTGGTGCATACAAACTGATCCTTCCAACCGGCCAGCGATAAAGGAAGTGATAGATATGTTGGAAGGGAGTGTTGATTCATTGCAGATACCACCCAAGCCTTACTTGTCTTCTCCTCCAAAATCCCCGGTAGATTCTTCTACCACATTGGTATCAATTCAGTAA
- the LOC103403232 gene encoding uncharacterized protein, with amino-acid sequence MGVSSSNRPQIQKMGTLQKFKLLATQCGVAQSPTRSPRSSPLIQLPRRKPTLLMLLTRSSSRRRDPPVPMPLPEELPVQRNSLKDLFVSSPPFELNDGRKAESERDKRAEFGSLGAVGKEIGGFGPGSPRPAWTGFRYKSLMRRAWRPVLVTIPE; translated from the coding sequence ATGGGAGTTAGCAGCAGCAACAGGCCTCAAATCCAAAAGATGGGGACTTTACAGAAATTCAAGCTCCTCGCCACGCAGTGCGGCGTGGCCCAGAGCCCGACGCGAAGCCCGCGGTCGAGCCCCTTGATCCAGCTCCCCCGCCGCAAACCCACCTTGCTCATGCTCCTGACCCGGAGCAGCAGTCGCCGCCGTGACCCGCCGGTTCCGATGCCACTACCGGAAGAGCTTCCGGTTCAGAGGAACAGTTTGAAGGACTTGTTTGTGTCGTCGCCGCCATTTGAGTTGAACGACGGGAGGAAGGcggagagtgagagagataaGCGGGCAGAGTTCGGTAGTTTGGGGGCGGTGGGTAAAGAAATTGGTGGATTTGGACCGGGCTCGCCTAGGCCGGCCTGGACCGGTTTCCGTTACAAGTCGTTAATGAGAAGGGCTTGGCGCCCTGTGCTCGTCACTATTCCGGAGTAa